From the genome of Leptolyngbyaceae cyanobacterium, one region includes:
- a CDS encoding ATP-binding protein has product MNEFTMINNAIKILVVDDQPNNLRFLSNVLKERGYQVQRAINGQLALNAALLSPPDLILLDIMLPDINGYEVCASLKTTEQTKDIPVIFLSALNETQEKVKAFRIGGVDYITKPFQSEEVLARIESQLTIQKLQKQLKQQNEILQNQIKERQQTEKSLKQAHQQLAFHVENSPLAVIEWNHQFRVQRWSAQAEKIFGWAAREVLNKSWDELEFVFDEDFDEVTQVITHLLNGTQTRNTCHNRNYTKDGSVVHCEWYNSALLDNAGNLVSILSLALDVSNRKKAEAALRASEALYAGIFNHSAEAIFLLNVSPDEKFIFETINPTSELVMGISAGDIRGKTPAEVVSNQIAIHFEERYRACVAAGVPISYEESLTLPIGNRTWRTILIPIRDAAGNIIKLQGSSRDITDEIRQRQELARSNAELEQFAYIASHDLQAPLATITSYAQLLEQRYKEKIDAKGERFIRNIVQGTMRMQSLIDDLLEYSRVGRNEQPFEAIDCNMVFEEACANLQLDIYNNQAVVTCDKLPTVMGDFSRLVQLFQNLIGNGIKYRRQESPNVNITISRREDAWLFAVKDNGIGIEPKYSDRIFQIFQRLHSRNDYAGTGIGLAICKKIVESHGGQIWVESQPGQGSTFYFTLGDLKN; this is encoded by the coding sequence ATGAACGAATTTACAATGATTAATAACGCAATTAAAATATTAGTGGTGGACGACCAGCCGAATAACTTAAGATTTTTATCCAACGTACTTAAGGAACGAGGTTACCAAGTGCAAAGAGCCATTAATGGTCAATTAGCATTAAACGCGGCTCTATTGTCTCCACCGGATTTAATTTTGCTGGATATCATGTTGCCAGACATCAATGGTTATGAAGTTTGTGCTTCTCTAAAAACCACAGAGCAAACTAAAGATATTCCGGTAATTTTTTTAAGTGCTTTGAATGAAACGCAAGAAAAAGTTAAAGCCTTTAGAATAGGTGGGGTTGATTATATAACTAAACCTTTTCAATCTGAAGAAGTTTTGGCTCGCATAGAAAGTCAATTAACTATTCAAAAGTTACAAAAGCAACTCAAGCAACAAAACGAGATTTTACAAAATCAAATCAAAGAGCGCCAACAAACAGAAAAATCGCTTAAACAAGCGCATCAACAATTAGCGTTTCATGTCGAAAACTCACCTTTAGCAGTTATTGAATGGAACCATCAATTTCGAGTACAGCGCTGGTCTGCTCAAGCAGAGAAAATATTTGGCTGGGCAGCCAGAGAAGTTTTAAATAAGTCTTGGGATGAGTTGGAATTTGTTTTTGATGAGGATTTTGATGAAGTAACCCAAGTAATTACTCATCTGTTAAATGGTACTCAAACTAGAAATACGTGCCACAATCGCAACTATACAAAAGATGGTTCGGTAGTGCATTGCGAGTGGTATAACTCTGCTTTATTAGACAATGCGGGTAACTTAGTATCGATTTTATCTTTAGCTTTAGATGTGAGTAATCGCAAAAAAGCAGAAGCGGCTTTACGAGCTAGCGAAGCACTTTATGCAGGTATATTCAATCATTCAGCAGAGGCAATTTTTTTACTTAATGTCTCACCAGATGAGAAATTTATTTTTGAAACTATTAATCCTACCAGTGAATTAGTCATGGGTATTTCAGCAGGGGATATTAGAGGTAAAACTCCTGCTGAGGTAGTGTCAAACCAAATAGCTATCCATTTTGAAGAACGCTACCGTGCTTGCGTTGCAGCTGGTGTTCCGATTAGTTATGAAGAAAGTTTGACATTGCCAATCGGAAATCGCACTTGGCGCACTATTCTAATTCCCATTCGAGATGCGGCAGGTAATATTATCAAATTGCAAGGTAGTTCTAGGGATATTACTGACGAAATTCGTCAGCGTCAAGAACTAGCGCGTTCTAATGCCGAACTCGAACAATTTGCCTATATTGCTTCTCATGATTTGCAAGCACCTTTAGCAACTATTACTAGTTACGCTCAACTTTTAGAACAACGTTATAAGGAAAAAATTGATGCTAAGGGGGAAAGATTTATTCGTAATATCGTGCAAGGTACGATGCGAATGCAAAGCTTAATTGATGACTTGCTGGAGTATTCGCGAGTTGGCAGAAACGAACAACCGTTTGAAGCCATAGATTGCAATATGGTATTTGAAGAAGCTTGTGCTAATCTCCAATTGGATATCTATAATAATCAAGCAGTTGTTACTTGTGACAAGTTGCCAACAGTAATGGGGGATTTTTCCAGGTTGGTGCAACTATTCCAAAATTTAATCGGTAATGGAATTAAGTATCGCCGTCAGGAATCTCCCAATGTTAATATCACTATCTCTCGTCGGGAAGATGCTTGGTTGTTTGCGGTTAAAGATAATGGAATCGGTATCGAGCCTAAGTACAGCGATCGCATTTTTCAAATTTTCCAGCGCCTCCATAGCCGAAATGATTATGCTGGCACGGGTATTGGTTTAGCAATCTGCAAAAAAATTGTGGAAAGTCACGGCGGTCAAATCTGGGTAGAATCCCAACCAGGTCAAGGGTCAACTTTTTATTTTACATTGGGCGATCTAAAAAATTGA
- a CDS encoding response regulator — protein MISRSKNFTILLANDDDDQCFLIKEALQEVELTINLYFVKDGEQLLDYLYHRADYQAPSTSPRPHLILLDLNMPGISGLEALPVIKSDTNLRPIPIVILTTSHQKGDIFRAYDLGANSFIAKPVTFEGLVEVMKSLCHYWFDVVSLIYST, from the coding sequence ATGATTTCACGTAGTAAAAACTTTACCATTTTGCTCGCTAATGATGACGACGATCAATGTTTTCTGATTAAGGAAGCTTTACAAGAAGTGGAATTAACTATCAATCTCTACTTTGTGAAAGATGGGGAGCAACTACTAGATTACTTATACCATCGTGCTGACTACCAAGCACCTAGCACTTCTCCTCGCCCTCACTTGATATTGCTCGATTTAAATATGCCCGGGATTTCTGGTTTAGAAGCACTACCCGTCATTAAGTCCGATACTAACTTGCGTCCGATACCGATCGTTATTTTAACGACATCCCATCAAAAAGGAGATATTTTTCGCGCCTATGACTTAGGTGCAAATTCTTTTATCGCCAAACCAGTTACTTTTGAAGGATTGGTGGAAGTGATGAAAAGTCTATGCCACTACTGGTTTGACGTTGTTTCTTTAATTTATTCAACTTGA
- a CDS encoding PAS domain S-box protein, translating to MITTCLPRSERNSLKILLVEDNVEDAELIEELLLEPSFIATNCITKVTRVGEAIEALNQEVFDVILLDLSLPDSQGFDSLARVAEYSPKTPIIVLTACNDRELALQLLQAGAQDYLVKTNINNSILILSLQLAIERKKSRETIQKMEELASFQQAVLNSTNYAIIGTTINGTIHTFNTAAQQLLGYQSAEVIGIATPAILHDPQQIRERARELSQKLNIAIEPGFEVLVAKARRGETDEREWTYIRKDGARFPVLLSVTPIGDGFGNITGFLGIARDITKDKQTEAALHFSEERLQMALEGSGLGMWDWNIRTGKTYFDSQWKKMLGYESWEIENNYQAWEQLLHPEDLPRVLQILNDHLQGYTDIYEVEFRIKNKSGNWQWILSQGKIFNRDELGNPVRMLGTNLDISERKAAEEENLKLTDNLQEAQRIAHIGNWEFDVTNGTIAWSDELFRIFGCKPGKPPTFTQLVKQVYQEDRDSFLQVLETAMTEGIPYDIDYRIYRFDEKLRYINSKGKALLSNSGRVLRLFGTAMDITERKQAEEALQQQVLRERLVNVMQERIRQSLNLQEVLTTAVKEVQQFLQTDRAIVYRFHSDRSGVVVVESVIEGWIPTLGIDIQSHCSHQNEVLIYQENTISAIEDIDKSGLSECQIEFLKHLQIKAAIVVPIRQGKNLWGLLMAHHCSSPRQWLSSEIESLKQLSVQLAIAIQQSILFEQAKNEIIERKTVEIALRQSEARERSKALQLEITLHKLKSTQAQLVHNEKMAGLGQLVAGIAHEINNPVSFIYGNISPAIEYASSLTNLIKLYQKYYPKPPIEISDEIENIELDFITQDFQRLLGSMQEGAKRIKEIVLSLRNFSRLEEAESKQVDLHSGIDSTLLILQHRLKEQPSRVAIEVIKNYGKLPKVDCYPGQLNQVFMNILNNAIDALEQKISQDSSVTPQISIITETVTRQDSLLSENEEISNERILIRIIDNGPGIPSNVKQRLFDPFFTTKPVGKGTGLGLSISYQIIVEKHHGTLRCNSELGHQTEFAIEIPLKPTSPN from the coding sequence ATGATAACAACTTGTTTACCTCGGAGCGAACGCAATAGTTTAAAAATACTTTTAGTAGAAGATAATGTAGAAGATGCGGAATTAATTGAAGAACTGCTATTAGAACCTAGTTTTATTGCCACAAATTGTATAACCAAAGTTACTAGGGTCGGGGAAGCCATCGAAGCTTTAAATCAGGAAGTTTTTGATGTAATATTACTAGACCTTTCCCTGCCAGATAGTCAAGGATTTGATAGCCTAGCTAGAGTAGCAGAATATAGCCCGAAAACTCCGATTATCGTATTAACAGCCTGTAACGATCGCGAATTAGCGCTTCAACTACTTCAGGCTGGCGCTCAGGATTATTTAGTAAAAACAAACATTAATAATTCGATTTTAATTCTCTCCTTACAGTTAGCGATCGAGCGAAAGAAAAGCCGAGAAACCATCCAAAAAATGGAAGAACTAGCTAGCTTTCAGCAAGCAGTTTTAAACAGTACCAACTATGCAATTATCGGCACTACGATTAATGGCACTATTCATACCTTTAATACCGCAGCCCAGCAACTATTAGGATATCAATCAGCAGAAGTAATCGGAATTGCCACACCTGCGATCCTTCACGATCCGCAACAAATCCGCGAACGCGCTAGAGAATTATCGCAAAAATTGAACATCGCTATAGAACCTGGATTTGAAGTATTGGTGGCGAAAGCACGGCGAGGAGAAACCGATGAAAGAGAATGGACTTATATTCGTAAAGATGGCGCTCGTTTTCCAGTGTTACTGTCGGTAACGCCGATCGGAGATGGATTTGGTAATATTACTGGTTTTTTAGGAATTGCTAGGGATATTACCAAGGACAAACAAACAGAAGCAGCTTTGCACTTTAGCGAAGAAAGATTGCAAATGGCTTTAGAAGGTAGCGGTTTAGGAATGTGGGATTGGAATATCCGCACTGGAAAAACCTATTTCGATTCCCAGTGGAAGAAAATGTTGGGTTACGAATCTTGGGAAATTGAAAATAATTACCAAGCTTGGGAACAACTCTTACATCCAGAAGACTTACCCAGAGTTTTGCAAATTTTAAACGATCACCTGCAAGGTTATACGGATATTTACGAAGTAGAATTTCGCATAAAAAATAAATCCGGAAATTGGCAATGGATTTTATCGCAAGGGAAGATTTTCAACCGGGATGAATTAGGAAATCCCGTGCGGATGTTGGGTACTAATTTAGATATTAGCGAGCGCAAAGCAGCAGAAGAAGAGAACCTCAAATTAACCGATAATTTACAAGAAGCACAGAGAATTGCTCACATCGGTAATTGGGAATTTGACGTTACCAACGGAACGATCGCTTGGTCAGACGAACTATTCCGAATTTTTGGCTGTAAGCCAGGAAAACCACCGACTTTTACTCAACTTGTCAAACAAGTTTATCAAGAAGATCGAGACTCTTTTTTGCAAGTTTTAGAAACAGCCATGACTGAGGGGATACCGTATGATATTGACTATCGAATTTATCGCTTCGATGAAAAACTCAGATATATTAACAGTAAGGGAAAAGCACTGCTGAGTAACTCCGGTCGAGTATTGCGGCTATTCGGTACGGCAATGGATATTACCGAACGCAAGCAAGCAGAAGAAGCTTTACAGCAACAAGTTTTGCGGGAAAGATTGGTAAACGTTATGCAAGAACGCATTCGCCAATCTCTTAATTTGCAAGAAGTTTTAACAACTGCTGTTAAAGAAGTACAACAGTTTTTGCAAACCGATCGCGCGATCGTTTACCGTTTTCACTCAGATCGTAGCGGAGTAGTCGTCGTCGAATCAGTCATTGAAGGATGGATACCCACCCTTGGCATCGATATTCAAAGCCATTGTTCTCACCAAAACGAAGTGCTGATTTATCAAGAAAATACCATTTCTGCCATTGAAGATATTGATAAATCTGGTTTAAGCGAGTGTCAAATCGAGTTTCTCAAACACTTACAAATCAAAGCAGCAATAGTAGTTCCCATTCGGCAAGGAAAAAATTTATGGGGACTGTTAATGGCACACCATTGCAGTAGTCCCAGACAATGGCTTTCTTCGGAAATAGAATCTCTCAAACAACTCAGCGTGCAATTAGCGATCGCCATTCAGCAATCCATCTTATTCGAGCAAGCCAAAAATGAAATTATCGAACGCAAAACCGTAGAAATAGCATTGCGACAATCAGAAGCGCGGGAACGTTCCAAAGCCTTACAACTAGAAATTACCTTACACAAACTAAAAAGTACCCAAGCTCAATTAGTGCATAATGAAAAAATGGCTGGTTTAGGGCAATTAGTAGCTGGTATAGCTCATGAAATTAACAACCCAGTTAGTTTTATTTATGGCAATATTTCACCAGCAATTGAATATGCTTCTAGTCTCACTAATTTGATTAAACTTTATCAAAAATATTATCCAAAACCACCTATAGAAATTTCCGATGAAATTGAAAACATCGAGCTTGATTTTATCACTCAAGATTTTCAAAGATTGCTTGGTTCCATGCAAGAAGGCGCCAAGCGTATCAAGGAAATAGTCTTATCTTTGCGAAACTTTTCCCGTCTTGAAGAAGCAGAAAGCAAACAAGTCGATTTACATTCAGGCATTGACAGCACTCTGCTAATTTTACAACATCGCTTGAAAGAACAACCTAGCCGAGTCGCAATTGAAGTAATTAAAAATTATGGAAAATTACCGAAAGTAGATTGTTATCCAGGTCAGCTAAATCAGGTATTTATGAATATTTTAAATAATGCGATTGACGCTTTAGAACAAAAAATTAGCCAGGACTCTTCTGTTACTCCCCAAATTTCGATAATTACTGAAACAGTAACTCGTCAAGACTCATTACTTTCGGAAAATGAAGAAATATCAAACGAGCGAATTTTAATTCGGATTATTGATAATGGCCCAGGCATCCCATCCAATGTCAAACAACGTTTGTTCGATCCCTTTTTCACCACCAAACCTGTAGGAAAAGGTACGGGATTGGGATTATCCATTAGTTATCAAATTATTGTGGAAAAACATCACGGTACTCTCAGATGTAACTCTGAATTAGGTCACCAAACGGAATTCGCGATCGAGATTCCTTTAAAACCCACATCCCCAAATTAA